From Flavobacterium alkalisoli, the proteins below share one genomic window:
- a CDS encoding DUF4270 domain-containing protein — translation MKSRILNKFIVALSAVTLITIVACDYDYNEIGSDLVQGDIHHNGIEKYTGHAIAYDKATGPVQTNNMPLNTLGVYNNPAFGKTISHFVSQVQLASVNPTLSTPVIDTVYLYIPYFSDLEDTDSDGESTYTLDSIFGNANAKIKLSVYENGFYLRSSDPGSDDNVQKYYSNDRAMVEANKGTVLLNNSTDVSENAEFKFSAAEIDRKVDLGGGNVKTVERKAPGIYLQLNKEFFQQKLFSAPAGSLVNNNVFTDYFRGLYFNVEQIGNDGAMAMLDFSQGKIEVFYNDDELDIDGEPTEDRIDKTMTLNLTGNTINFFDNTYNDTFLNAINTSDEVEGDERLYVKGGEGSLAFINILDQADLDFLKADPVTGERVLINEANLTFYIDKTAMTGSDEPLRLYLYDVKNRRPVYDYYIDQTTNAANNKYNRYVYDGIISYDEDDRGLKYKVRITQHINNIVNKDSTNFVLGLAVTESINQISNAALKTPFTSGTTDVKSAPVASVISTSGTVLYGSKSGTNVPEDKRLKLEIYYTKPTP, via the coding sequence ATGAAAAGCCGGATACTAAACAAATTTATTGTTGCTTTAAGTGCTGTTACCCTTATAACAATTGTTGCCTGTGATTATGATTATAATGAAATAGGCTCTGACCTGGTTCAGGGAGATATTCATCATAATGGTATAGAAAAATATACAGGCCATGCAATAGCTTATGATAAAGCCACGGGGCCGGTACAAACAAATAATATGCCTTTAAATACTTTAGGGGTATATAATAATCCTGCTTTTGGCAAGACAATATCACACTTTGTAAGTCAGGTACAACTGGCGAGTGTAAACCCAACACTTTCAACACCCGTTATAGATACGGTTTATCTTTATATTCCTTATTTCAGTGATTTGGAAGATACCGATAGTGATGGTGAGAGTACTTATACTTTAGATTCCATTTTTGGAAATGCTAATGCTAAAATTAAGCTTAGTGTTTATGAAAATGGTTTTTATTTAAGATCCAGCGACCCGGGTTCTGATGATAATGTGCAGAAGTACTATTCTAATGACAGGGCAATGGTGGAAGCTAATAAAGGAACAGTTCTTTTAAACAATAGTACTGATGTGTCTGAGAATGCAGAGTTTAAATTTAGTGCTGCAGAGATAGACCGTAAAGTAGATTTAGGCGGAGGTAACGTAAAAACAGTTGAGCGTAAGGCTCCGGGTATTTATCTTCAGTTAAATAAAGAATTCTTTCAGCAAAAATTATTCAGTGCGCCGGCAGGTAGTCTTGTAAACAATAATGTGTTTACAGATTATTTTAGAGGTTTGTATTTTAATGTTGAACAGATAGGTAACGATGGTGCTATGGCTATGCTTGACTTTAGCCAGGGTAAGATTGAGGTGTTTTATAATGATGATGAGCTTGATATTGATGGAGAGCCAACAGAAGACAGGATTGATAAGACAATGACACTTAATCTTACCGGTAATACCATTAACTTTTTTGATAACACGTACAACGATACGTTCCTTAATGCTATAAATACATCGGATGAAGTAGAAGGTGATGAACGTTTGTATGTAAAAGGAGGTGAAGGATCGTTAGCTTTTATTAATATCTTAGATCAGGCCGATCTTGACTTTTTAAAAGCAGATCCTGTTACAGGAGAGAGAGTTCTTATAAACGAGGCAAATCTTACTTTTTATATTGATAAAACTGCCATGACCGGTTCGGATGAGCCTTTAAGGCTTTATCTTTATGATGTGAAAAACAGAAGGCCTGTGTATGATTATTATATTGACCAGACTACAAATGCTGCTAATAATAAGTATAACAGGTATGTTTATGATGGTATCATTTCTTATGATGAAGATGACAGGGGCTTAAAATATAAAGTTCGTATTACACAGCATATTAATAATATAGTAAATAAAGATTCAACAAATTTTGTACTTGGATTAGCTGTTACCGAAAGTATCAACCAAATATCCAATGCAGCATTAAAAACACCTTTCACTTCAGGTACTACCGATGTTAAGTCGGCTCCTGTAGCTTCAGTAATCAGTACTTCGGGAACTGTTCTTTACGGAAGTAAGTCGGGGACAAATGTTCCTGAGGATAAAAGGCTTAAGCTGGAGATTTATTATACTAAGCCAACCCCATAA
- a CDS encoding lysylphosphatidylglycerol synthase transmembrane domain-containing protein yields MNKKISRILSILLPLTLGVFLIIYIYRQFSPKEIEEVKNSFKTANYLYVFISLFFGLTGFWARAYRWKYTLAHIGYTAPFSVKFGAVSITYLMNMFIPRSGEVSRALVLKRYADVPFDKGFGTIIAERIIDLILLVIVLGLTVLLQFDMVKEYLVDVPFKKLILYGSVAGILFLGSVLFFIYSKLNWVKKLKIKISGLVEGVLSVFKMPNKWPFLLLSLYIWFSYVLMFYITIYALPETAGLSFGSVITTFVVGSLAITFTNGGIMWFPVMVAKTLTAYGVPFTAGTAFGWIVWGSQTGLIFLLSGLSFLLLALLQKSK; encoded by the coding sequence TTGAATAAAAAAATAAGCAGAATATTAAGTATACTACTCCCACTCACGTTGGGAGTTTTTTTAATTATATACATATACAGGCAATTCTCTCCTAAAGAGATTGAAGAGGTAAAAAATAGTTTTAAAACGGCTAATTATCTGTATGTCTTTATTTCGCTTTTTTTTGGACTTACCGGTTTTTGGGCAAGGGCCTACCGCTGGAAATATACTTTGGCACACATTGGCTACACAGCCCCTTTTTCAGTAAAATTTGGCGCTGTAAGCATTACCTATTTAATGAATATGTTTATTCCGCGAAGCGGTGAAGTAAGCCGCGCACTGGTATTAAAAAGATATGCTGATGTGCCTTTTGACAAAGGTTTTGGGACCATTATCGCAGAAAGGATAATAGATCTTATACTATTGGTAATCGTGTTAGGATTAACCGTGTTATTACAGTTTGACATGGTTAAGGAGTACCTCGTAGATGTACCTTTTAAAAAACTTATCCTTTACGGCTCTGTAGCCGGCATACTTTTTTTAGGATCTGTCCTTTTCTTTATCTACTCAAAGCTTAACTGGGTTAAAAAACTTAAAATAAAAATATCAGGACTTGTAGAAGGCGTACTTAGTGTTTTTAAAATGCCTAACAAATGGCCTTTCCTGTTATTATCTTTATATATATGGTTCTCTTATGTACTCATGTTTTACATAACCATATATGCACTACCTGAGACTGCAGGCCTTAGCTTTGGGTCTGTAATTACCACATTTGTAGTGGGTAGCCTTGCAATTACTTTTACTAATGGAGGTATCATGTGGTTTCCTGTAATGGTAGCAAAAACCCTTACTGCTTATGGTGTTCCTTTTACTGCAGGAACAGCTTTTGGCTGGATAGTTTGGGGATCTCAGACAGGGTTGATTTTTTTATTGAGCGGACTTTCATTTTTATTATTGGCTTTACTTCAAAAAAGCAAATAA
- the radA gene encoding DNA repair protein RadA, whose protein sequence is MAKVKTAFFCQNCGTQYAKWQGQCNSCKEWNTIVEELIQKEEKQSWRPSSPETKRATKPLRIKEIDSSQEIRLNTGDGELNRVLGGGLVPGSLTLLGGEPGIGKSTLLLQISLRLPYRTLYVSGEESQKQIKMRAERIEHSLDNCFILTETKTQNIFKQIETIEPEVVIIDSIQTLHSDFIESSAGSISQIRETTAELIKFAKETNVPVILIGHITKDGSIAGPKILEHMVDTVLQFEGDRNHVYRILRSLKNRFGSTAELGIYEMQGTGLREVANPSEILISHKEEELSGTAIATTMEGMRPLMVEIQALVSSAVYGTPQRSTTGYNAKRLNMILAVLEKRAGFRLAAKDVFLNITGGINVDDPAIDLAVVAAILSSNEDIPVGKDFCFAGEIGLSGEIRPVNRVEQRIQEAEKLGFSTIFVSKYNKISLKNTLIEIKLVSKIEDVAGHLFG, encoded by the coding sequence ATGGCTAAAGTAAAAACAGCTTTTTTTTGCCAGAACTGTGGCACCCAGTATGCCAAATGGCAGGGACAGTGTAATTCATGTAAAGAATGGAACACCATAGTTGAAGAACTGATACAAAAGGAAGAAAAACAGTCCTGGAGGCCTTCTTCGCCTGAAACAAAAAGAGCTACTAAGCCATTACGCATAAAAGAAATAGATTCCTCTCAGGAAATTCGCCTTAACACAGGCGACGGAGAGCTAAACCGGGTATTAGGCGGTGGACTTGTACCCGGCTCACTTACCCTTTTAGGAGGTGAGCCCGGTATAGGTAAAAGTACATTGCTGTTACAAATCTCATTAAGGCTGCCCTACCGTACGCTTTATGTATCGGGGGAGGAAAGTCAGAAACAGATTAAAATGCGTGCCGAAAGGATAGAGCATTCTTTAGATAACTGTTTTATACTTACCGAAACCAAAACACAAAACATCTTTAAACAGATTGAGACCATAGAGCCTGAGGTTGTTATTATAGACTCCATACAGACTCTGCATTCTGATTTTATAGAATCATCGGCAGGAAGCATTTCACAGATTAGGGAAACCACAGCAGAGCTTATAAAGTTTGCCAAGGAAACCAATGTTCCTGTAATACTGATAGGGCACATTACAAAAGACGGCAGCATAGCCGGACCAAAAATACTGGAGCACATGGTAGACACCGTGCTGCAGTTTGAAGGCGACCGCAACCATGTATACCGCATCCTTCGTTCGTTAAAGAACCGTTTTGGTTCAACAGCCGAACTGGGTATTTATGAAATGCAGGGAACAGGATTACGAGAAGTGGCAAACCCGTCAGAAATATTAATATCCCATAAAGAAGAAGAGCTTAGCGGCACCGCCATAGCCACCACTATGGAAGGTATGCGTCCGCTTATGGTAGAAATACAGGCTTTGGTCAGTTCTGCTGTATACGGTACTCCGCAAAGGAGTACTACAGGGTATAATGCTAAAAGACTGAACATGATACTGGCCGTACTGGAAAAAAGGGCAGGTTTCAGGCTGGCAGCCAAAGACGTTTTCCTTAATATAACAGGAGGCATTAATGTAGATGATCCTGCTATAGACCTAGCCGTAGTTGCTGCCATACTTTCTTCTAACGAAGATATTCCTGTAGGAAAAGACTTTTGCTTTGCGGGAGAAATTGGTTTATCAGGTGAAATTCGTCCCGTTAACCGGGTGGAACAACGCATACAAGAGGCCGAAAAACTAGGATTTTCCACTATTTTTGTATCTAAATACAATAAGATCTCACTAAAAAACACCCTTATAGAAATTAAGCTGGTTTCTAAGATAGAAGATGTTGCCGGCCATTTGTTTGGGTAA
- the panD gene encoding aspartate 1-decarboxylase has product MQIQVVKSKIHRVTVTGADLNYIGSITVDEALMEAANIIEGEKVSIVNINNGERLETYVIKGNRNSGEITLNGPAARKVQRGDIIIIISYGIMDFEEAKSFKPSIVFPNEKDNSLT; this is encoded by the coding sequence ATGCAAATTCAAGTTGTAAAATCCAAGATTCACCGTGTTACGGTGACAGGAGCCGATTTAAATTACATAGGCAGCATAACCGTTGATGAAGCATTAATGGAAGCTGCTAATATTATTGAAGGAGAAAAAGTTTCTATCGTTAACATAAACAATGGCGAAAGACTGGAAACTTATGTAATTAAAGGAAACAGGAACAGTGGGGAAATTACCCTTAACGGTCCTGCTGCCAGAAAAGTACAAAGAGGTGATATCATTATCATCATATCGTATGGTATAATGGATTTTGAGGAAGCAAAATCTTTTAAGCCATCTATTGTTTTCCCTAACGAGAAAGACAATTCATTAACCTAA
- a CDS encoding glycogen/starch synthase: MEDKRILYVSSEVVPYLAENEVSLMSYDVPKMINDQGGQIRIFMPRYGNINERRHQLHEVIRLSGMNLVVNDMDMPLIIKVASIPKERIQVYFIDNDEYFKRKATFADEDGTLYPDNDERSIFFAKGVVETVKKLNWVPDIIHVHGWMAAMLPVYMKHFYKDEALFADTKIVTSVYGQSFDGTLDMEMIKKVAFDDIPESDIASLAEPNYENILKVAIAHSDAVIVASENVSDEMVKFIEASGKPFLPYVEKDKFAETYTNFYKNQVL; encoded by the coding sequence ATGGAGGATAAGAGGATATTGTATGTATCATCTGAAGTAGTACCTTATTTGGCTGAGAATGAAGTTTCTTTAATGTCGTATGATGTGCCAAAAATGATAAATGACCAAGGCGGACAAATCAGGATTTTCATGCCTCGTTATGGTAACATAAACGAAAGAAGGCACCAGTTACATGAAGTAATCCGCTTATCAGGAATGAATCTTGTGGTTAATGATATGGATATGCCGCTAATTATTAAGGTGGCTTCTATACCAAAAGAGAGAATTCAGGTTTATTTTATAGATAACGATGAGTATTTTAAAAGAAAAGCAACCTTTGCTGATGAAGACGGAACATTGTATCCTGATAACGACGAAAGGTCTATTTTCTTTGCAAAAGGAGTGGTTGAGACCGTTAAAAAGCTTAACTGGGTTCCGGATATTATACACGTGCATGGCTGGATGGCAGCTATGCTGCCTGTGTATATGAAGCACTTCTATAAAGACGAAGCCCTTTTTGCCGATACTAAGATAGTTACTTCGGTTTACGGTCAGTCTTTTGACGGTACTCTTGATATGGAAATGATTAAAAAAGTGGCTTTTGACGATATTCCTGAAAGTGATATAGCATCTCTTGCAGAGCCTAATTATGAAAATATACTTAAAGTTGCCATAGCACATTCTGATGCTGTGATTGTTGCTTCTGAGAACGTTTCTGATGAAATGGTTAAATTTATTGAGGCGTCCGGAAAACCATTCCTTCCGTATGTGGAAAAAGATAAATTTGCAGAAACGTATACTAATTTCTATAAAAATCAGGTTTTATAG
- a CDS encoding alpha/beta hydrolase, protein MKKITLLLLVFAFCKVTAQKTTTEEITSEILKENRLVTIKLPPSYERNKDKKYPLLVLLDGDYLFDPFAGVISYTSYWDDLPEVLIVGISQTERDIDCESDPEAGLPFEKGEKFFDFIGQEVVPMMEKKYRISPFKIIAGHDVTAGFANFFLYKDNPLFNAYIILSPELPTEMETRIPARFSAVDKPIFYYLATADGDVGRLKNKIKVLNDNIKAVANTTFRYQFDEFMGESHYSLVPNAIPSALYHIFSSYQPITSAEFQKLADKPSGYVQYLKDKYEMIERDLGVKMTVRLNDFKAIEAAIFKNSAFEEFRDLAEVAKKNYPKTILGEYYEALFYEKTGNIKKAVKIYTNSYNFEEIGGITKDFMLEKAEILKSEM, encoded by the coding sequence ATGAAAAAAATTACCTTACTGTTGCTTGTTTTTGCATTTTGTAAAGTCACTGCACAAAAAACAACTACAGAAGAAATTACCTCTGAAATCCTAAAAGAAAATAGGCTTGTTACGATTAAATTACCTCCGTCGTATGAGCGCAACAAGGATAAAAAATACCCGCTGCTTGTATTGCTTGACGGTGATTACCTCTTTGATCCTTTTGCAGGTGTAATATCCTATACTTCTTATTGGGACGATCTTCCTGAGGTACTTATTGTAGGTATTAGCCAAACGGAAAGAGATATTGACTGCGAATCGGATCCTGAAGCTGGATTACCGTTTGAGAAAGGCGAAAAATTCTTTGATTTTATAGGGCAGGAAGTAGTGCCTATGATGGAAAAAAAGTACAGGATATCTCCGTTCAAGATTATTGCAGGACACGATGTAACAGCAGGTTTTGCTAACTTCTTTTTATACAAAGACAATCCTTTGTTTAATGCCTATATCATTTTAAGCCCTGAGCTGCCTACCGAAATGGAAACCCGTATTCCTGCAAGATTCAGCGCTGTAGATAAACCCATTTTTTACTATCTGGCTACAGCCGATGGCGATGTGGGCCGTTTAAAAAACAAGATAAAAGTATTAAACGACAATATTAAAGCTGTAGCTAATACTACTTTCCGCTATCAGTTTGATGAGTTTATGGGAGAGTCACACTACTCATTGGTGCCAAACGCAATACCAAGTGCATTATACCATATCTTCTCCTCCTATCAGCCTATCACATCAGCCGAGTTCCAAAAACTGGCCGATAAACCATCTGGTTATGTACAGTACCTGAAGGACAAATATGAAATGATAGAAAGGGATTTAGGTGTAAAAATGACTGTTCGCCTTAACGACTTTAAAGCTATTGAGGCAGCTATTTTTAAAAACAGTGCTTTTGAGGAGTTTAGGGATCTTGCAGAAGTAGCTAAGAAAAACTACCCTAAAACCATTTTAGGAGAATATTATGAAGCCCTTTTTTATGAAAAAACAGGCAACATAAAAAAAGCCGTAAAAATTTATACCAATAGTTATAACTTTGAGGAAATAGGAGGTATAACTAAAGATTTTATGCTTGAAAAGGCAGAGATTTTAAAAAGCGAGATGTAA
- a CDS encoding transglycosylase domain-containing protein encodes MRRINSKKAALLFLKIAAAILLLLVIGFFAFRNTVLNKAIARAKAKMETEYNSTFTVGNASFKGLSGIEINNITLKPHKGDTLLNIETVKTSINLSRLFTGDIQLGTLQMKNGYIQLVKNEKGKNFDAFLHRKKNSTVQEKTEGPDYARRTYKLLQRALNLVPTDMQLENLTLKMDDNGRKVNMNLKQLKLADEQLESYIAVKSDSLVQNWEVKGFADPRDRQADLKFYNPGKGRIIVPYLDERFGLKSGFDSIRVNVENIDLSGDEFRMDGFASIGNFMVNHPKIATKDVVINSARFDYHFLFGPDFIELDSTSTLELNKIKVKPFARYSIEKDTVYQFKAGIPKMLAQDFINSLPNGLFTHFEGMEAEGSFSYNLDFMYNKNKPDDIVFDSNIKKEDFRIKKYGEADLAKLNTSFVYRAVDNGIQQRPILVGPDNPNYTPYELIPAYLKNAVLTSEDPSFFHHRGFINEAFKQSIVKNIKTKKFARGASTISMQLVKNVFLTREKTLSRKLEEILLVYILENNRIASKERMFEVYLNIIEWGPNVYGIGEAAQYYFQKQPIGLTLDESVYLASIVPRPKKFMWRFNNEGYLKEFAVTHDNYIKKLMVNRGIITPADTTGQSGQINVTGPARERLNLKESTSMDIDTIETESFLNKLFKGFK; translated from the coding sequence ATGCGCAGAATAAATTCGAAAAAGGCAGCCTTACTTTTCCTAAAAATTGCCGCAGCAATCCTGCTCTTATTGGTTATTGGCTTTTTTGCTTTTCGCAATACCGTGCTTAATAAAGCCATTGCCCGTGCAAAAGCCAAAATGGAAACCGAGTACAACAGTACTTTTACTGTAGGCAATGCTTCTTTTAAAGGCTTATCAGGCATAGAGATAAATAACATTACACTTAAACCCCACAAAGGAGATACCCTTTTAAATATAGAAACCGTAAAAACCAGCATCAATCTTTCAAGGCTGTTTACGGGAGATATTCAGTTGGGCACACTCCAAATGAAAAACGGCTATATCCAGCTGGTAAAAAATGAGAAAGGCAAAAACTTCGACGCCTTTTTACACCGCAAAAAAAACAGTACTGTACAGGAAAAGACTGAAGGCCCTGATTATGCCAGAAGGACATACAAGCTGCTGCAAAGGGCACTTAACCTGGTTCCTACAGATATGCAACTGGAGAACCTTACCCTTAAAATGGACGACAACGGCCGAAAGGTAAACATGAACCTGAAACAGCTTAAACTGGCCGATGAACAACTGGAATCTTATATTGCGGTAAAGTCTGACAGCCTTGTACAAAACTGGGAAGTAAAAGGATTTGCCGATCCAAGGGACAGGCAGGCCGACCTGAAATTTTACAATCCGGGCAAAGGCAGGATTATAGTACCTTACCTTGATGAACGTTTCGGTTTAAAATCAGGATTTGATTCCATTAGGGTTAATGTAGAAAACATAGACCTTAGCGGAGACGAGTTCAGAATGGACGGTTTTGCTTCTATTGGTAACTTTATGGTAAACCATCCTAAAATTGCAACAAAAGATGTAGTGATAAATAGTGCCCGTTTTGATTACCATTTTCTTTTCGGTCCTGATTTTATAGAACTGGACAGCACCTCAACCTTAGAGCTTAACAAAATAAAGGTTAAGCCTTTTGCACGATACAGCATTGAAAAAGATACCGTATACCAGTTTAAGGCAGGTATACCTAAAATGCTGGCTCAGGATTTTATAAACTCATTACCAAACGGGTTGTTTACGCATTTTGAAGGCATGGAAGCTGAGGGCAGCTTTAGCTATAACCTCGACTTTATGTACAACAAAAACAAACCCGATGATATTGTTTTTGACAGTAACATTAAGAAAGAGGATTTCCGTATCAAAAAATATGGCGAAGCCGATCTTGCCAAACTTAATACATCGTTTGTATACAGGGCTGTAGACAATGGCATACAGCAGCGTCCTATCCTGGTAGGTCCGGACAATCCTAACTACACTCCTTATGAACTTATCCCTGCCTATTTAAAAAATGCGGTATTAACCAGCGAAGATCCATCATTTTTTCATCACAGAGGTTTTATTAACGAGGCATTCAAGCAAAGTATTGTTAAGAACATAAAGACCAAAAAGTTTGCCCGTGGTGCCAGCACCATAAGCATGCAGCTTGTAAAGAACGTTTTCCTTACCCGTGAAAAGACCCTGTCACGAAAACTGGAGGAAATACTGTTGGTATACATTTTGGAAAACAACCGCATTGCCAGTAAGGAAAGAATGTTTGAGGTATACCTCAACATTATAGAATGGGGGCCTAATGTTTATGGTATAGGCGAAGCAGCGCAATATTACTTCCAGAAACAACCAATAGGGCTAACCCTTGATGAGTCCGTCTACCTTGCCAGTATAGTACCCCGCCCTAAAAAATTCATGTGGCGCTTTAACAATGAAGGTTATCTTAAAGAGTTTGCCGTTACACACGACAATTACATTAAAAAACTTATGGTTAACAGGGGAATTATAACTCCGGCAGACACTACAGGCCAAAGCGGACAGATAAATGTTACAGGCCCTGCAAGAGAAAGGCTTAACCTTAAGGAAAGTACCTCTATGGATATAGACACTATCGAAACAGAAAGCTTTTTAAATAAATTGTTTAAAGGTTTTAAATAA
- a CDS encoding DUF4139 domain-containing protein, with translation MRALFCLLLFVCLQAQAQKPIFINAEAESATVYFNGVELTHKANAKLPAGTSEIVIKNVADYLNENTVQIGAPSTLTVLSVQFTRDYISEYEPDETSPAVKQVRDSIALLKKELDKTTNARVSEVKTLELLDKNNQVYGQDSGLSVTELMKMVDYYKAKRTETANTINTLTEKERKLNDAIARLNTKLEVNTNKAEKTSSGKLVLQVMNETAGNVPLSISYLSSLASWVPFYDLRADNISEPINMLYKGQITQKTGLDWKKIKLTLSSGQPNQNNEAPILSAWFLRFNSGYAIEDRANAKVLNNLQGAVPGINISSDNGTPGTASMYEKRESSINKYVDINENQLAVSFDIDVPYDILSNGKKHSVTLKEIKLPASYRHYAVPKLEKETFLLAEIEDYSKYNLLSGEANIIFEGMYAGKTYIDPNSTSDTLRLSMGRDKKVSVKREKVVDKSGSKFLSSYKEQTFTYDLTVKNNKKETIALMLKDQYPISTDKEIEIELLESDHAKINKETGVLTWELSLKPGESKKLRISYKVRYPKDKVIYNL, from the coding sequence ATGAGAGCTCTTTTTTGCCTTTTACTTTTTGTGTGCTTACAGGCGCAGGCGCAAAAACCCATATTTATAAATGCTGAAGCCGAGTCGGCAACAGTATACTTTAACGGTGTCGAACTAACCCATAAGGCCAATGCAAAACTGCCTGCGGGAACCAGCGAAATTGTAATTAAAAATGTGGCCGACTACCTTAACGAAAATACAGTTCAGATAGGCGCACCCTCTACCCTTACTGTACTCTCGGTACAGTTTACAAGGGATTATATATCGGAATATGAACCGGATGAGACTTCCCCTGCCGTTAAGCAGGTGCGTGACAGTATTGCATTACTTAAAAAAGAACTGGACAAAACTACCAATGCACGGGTTTCGGAAGTTAAAACACTGGAACTATTGGACAAGAACAATCAGGTATATGGTCAGGACTCGGGCCTTAGCGTTACCGAACTGATGAAAATGGTAGATTACTACAAAGCCAAAAGAACCGAAACCGCAAACACCATAAATACCCTTACCGAAAAAGAACGTAAATTAAACGACGCTATAGCCAGGCTAAACACGAAACTGGAAGTGAATACCAACAAAGCCGAAAAAACCTCATCGGGCAAGCTGGTGCTTCAGGTAATGAACGAAACAGCCGGTAATGTCCCTCTATCCATAAGCTACCTTTCCTCTCTTGCCTCTTGGGTTCCTTTCTATGATTTAAGGGCAGATAACATCTCTGAGCCTATCAATATGCTCTACAAAGGACAGATAACACAAAAAACAGGTCTCGACTGGAAAAAGATTAAGCTCACCTTATCAAGCGGACAGCCTAATCAAAACAATGAAGCCCCTATACTAAGTGCATGGTTCCTGAGATTTAATTCAGGCTATGCCATTGAAGACAGGGCAAACGCAAAGGTTTTAAATAACTTACAGGGAGCTGTACCTGGTATAAATATTTCATCAGATAATGGTACTCCGGGAACAGCTTCAATGTATGAAAAAAGAGAATCTTCTATAAATAAATATGTAGACATAAACGAAAATCAACTCGCAGTATCTTTTGATATCGATGTGCCCTATGATATTTTAAGCAACGGTAAAAAGCACAGTGTAACCCTTAAGGAAATAAAACTACCTGCCTCATACAGGCATTACGCTGTACCTAAACTGGAAAAAGAAACTTTCCTTTTAGCAGAAATTGAAGACTACTCCAAATACAATCTGTTAAGCGGGGAAGCCAATATAATATTTGAGGGTATGTATGCCGGAAAAACCTACATAGACCCTAACAGCACCAGCGATACCCTTAGATTAAGCATGGGGCGTGACAAAAAAGTGTCTGTAAAAAGAGAAAAGGTAGTAGATAAATCAGGATCTAAATTCCTTTCCTCTTACAAAGAGCAGACTTTTACTTACGACCTTACCGTAAAAAACAATAAGAAGGAAACTATAGCCTTAATGCTTAAGGACCAGTACCCTATTAGTACTGATAAGGAAATCGAAATTGAGTTACTGGAAAGCGACCATGCAAAAATCAATAAGGAAACGGGTGTGTTAACCTGGGAACTTAGCTTAAAACCGGGAGAGAGTAAGAAACTTCGTATAAGCTACAAAGTAAGGTATCCTAAGGACAAAGTGATTTATAACCTATAA
- the panC gene encoding pantoate--beta-alanine ligase has protein sequence MLIFNNKTDIKALLAKHKETNSTIGFVPTMGALHKGHLSLLEESVKNNDYTVISIFVNPTQFNNTEDLEKYPRTLEADVDKIKTVNDNIIVFAPTVKEMYDNEVTSAHFSFDGLENQMEGQHRPGHFDGVGTIVKKLFEIVEPDNAYFGEKDFQQLQIVKKMVEKNSMPVNVVGCPILRETSGLAMSSRNERLSDDDKNKAALIYKTLTEARQLFEKHTVDYVTEYVKSIFKAHPEFDLEYFEIADEATLIPTNIKENKKYRAFIAVFLSNIRLIDNISLN, from the coding sequence ATGCTCATTTTCAACAACAAAACCGATATAAAAGCACTGTTAGCAAAGCATAAGGAAACTAACAGCACCATAGGTTTTGTACCCACAATGGGAGCCCTACACAAAGGCCATCTTTCGTTATTGGAAGAGTCTGTAAAAAATAACGACTATACTGTTATCAGTATTTTTGTTAACCCTACCCAGTTTAACAATACCGAAGATCTTGAAAAATATCCGCGTACATTGGAAGCCGATGTTGATAAGATTAAAACGGTAAATGATAACATAATAGTATTTGCCCCAACCGTTAAAGAAATGTATGATAACGAGGTAACCTCTGCTCATTTTTCTTTTGACGGACTTGAAAACCAAATGGAAGGCCAGCACAGGCCGGGCCATTTTGACGGGGTAGGCACCATTGTAAAAAAACTGTTTGAAATTGTAGAGCCTGACAATGCTTACTTTGGCGAAAAGGACTTTCAGCAATTGCAGATAGTAAAGAAAATGGTAGAGAAAAATTCCATGCCGGTTAATGTTGTGGGCTGCCCGATTTTAAGGGAAACCAGCGGACTGGCTATGAGTTCTCGCAACGAACGCCTTAGCGACGATGACAAAAATAAAGCTGCCTTAATTTACAAAACCTTAACCGAGGCAAGGCAATTATTTGAAAAACACACCGTTGACTACGTAACCGAATATGTAAAAAGCATTTTTAAAGCACATCCGGAGTTTGATTTGGAGTATTTTGAGATAGCGGACGAAGCTACCCTTATACCCACAAACATTAAAGAAAATAAAAAATATCGTGCCTTTATAGCTGTTTTTTTAAGTAATATTCGCCTGATAGACAATATTTCATTAAATTGA